A genomic region of Sphingobium sp. HWE2-09 contains the following coding sequences:
- a CDS encoding tail fiber domain-containing protein gives MAITMWEMADLVREVCFEAGDGPLALGGPMPGYRGFAATLSAGARFPYVIQGVTEAAQWEAGTGTIDEAGRLVRTPHASSAGGAAVDFAAGEKHVGLALHADWVARVEGHGHDVAAIDGLAAALAGRQAASSDLSAIAALATTGFGRGTLTLGDAAAFRSYIGAGTSSASGTVTAVAAGAGMDFAAIGGAGSVVMGTPSSVTLASANGVASGTHSHAFAPGGSSAQYLRGDGSLATFPTGGALSRVNDANVTLTLGGGATNALLNPASITVGWSGLLAVPRGGTGAASLTGYVKGNGAAAMSASTTIPASDISGLGTMAAQNAGAVAISGGSATLGSFSLSPASGAASAAISAANGQSASLSLGTAGVEMWRFERTATANSGGNAGSDLALRRMDDSGALLGTAMSVSRSTGTVSVNALSSPTIISNSTIATPIAAYRTSSANNCGYVAQTTAGSIYFGNADGSKFAVGPSNNLATNPYLSASATMCTIGATVETTFAGPGRPLTDNAIGWGSAAFRWATIYAGSGTINTSDARAKCDVGAVDDALIEAWGDVGWQRYRFVEAVAEKGDAARWHIGLVAQQVRDAIDARQGEGAAVRWGLICHDRWDAAPEERAEDGTLVRAARAAGDRWGLRYDECFALEALWQRRAIAAMAARLDALDAGGGDAGG, from the coding sequence GTGGCGATCACGATGTGGGAGATGGCGGACCTGGTGCGGGAGGTCTGTTTTGAGGCGGGGGACGGGCCGCTGGCGCTGGGCGGGCCGATGCCGGGTTATCGCGGCTTTGCCGCGACGCTGAGTGCGGGGGCGCGCTTTCCCTATGTCATCCAGGGGGTGACCGAAGCGGCGCAATGGGAAGCGGGGACCGGCACGATCGATGAGGCGGGGCGGCTGGTGCGGACGCCGCATGCGTCTTCGGCCGGTGGGGCGGCGGTCGATTTTGCGGCGGGCGAGAAGCATGTCGGGCTGGCGCTGCACGCCGACTGGGTCGCGCGGGTCGAGGGCCATGGTCATGACGTCGCGGCGATCGACGGGCTGGCGGCGGCGCTGGCGGGGCGGCAGGCGGCGAGTAGCGATCTGAGCGCGATCGCGGCGCTGGCGACGACCGGGTTCGGGCGCGGCACGCTGACGCTGGGCGATGCGGCGGCGTTCCGATCCTATATCGGGGCGGGTACGTCTTCGGCGAGCGGCACGGTGACGGCGGTCGCGGCGGGCGCAGGCATGGATTTCGCCGCGATCGGTGGTGCGGGCAGCGTCGTGATGGGGACGCCGTCGAGCGTCACCCTGGCGTCGGCCAATGGCGTGGCGAGCGGAACGCACAGCCATGCCTTTGCGCCGGGCGGGAGCAGCGCGCAATATCTGCGCGGCGACGGGTCGCTGGCGACTTTTCCCACCGGAGGCGCGCTGAGCCGGGTGAATGACGCCAATGTGACGCTGACGCTGGGTGGGGGCGCGACCAATGCGTTGCTCAATCCCGCGTCGATCACGGTGGGGTGGTCGGGGCTGCTGGCGGTGCCGCGGGGCGGGACCGGGGCGGCGAGCCTGACCGGCTATGTGAAGGGCAATGGCGCGGCGGCGATGAGCGCCAGCACGACGATCCCGGCGAGCGATATCAGCGGCCTGGGCACGATGGCGGCGCAGAATGCCGGTGCGGTGGCGATCAGCGGTGGATCGGCGACGCTGGGGTCGTTCAGCCTGTCCCCGGCTTCGGGTGCGGCCAGCGCGGCGATCAGCGCGGCGAACGGCCAGAGCGCGAGCCTGTCGCTGGGCACGGCGGGCGTGGAGATGTGGCGGTTCGAGCGTACGGCGACGGCCAATAGCGGTGGCAATGCTGGGTCCGATTTGGCGCTGCGCCGGATGGACGATAGCGGTGCTCTGCTGGGCACGGCGATGAGCGTGTCGCGCTCGACCGGCACGGTGTCGGTCAATGCGTTGAGCAGTCCGACCATCATCAGCAACAGCACGATCGCCACGCCGATTGCGGCCTATCGGACAAGCAGCGCCAATAATTGCGGCTATGTTGCGCAGACGACGGCGGGGTCGATCTATTTCGGCAATGCGGATGGCAGCAAATTCGCCGTCGGGCCGAGCAACAATCTGGCGACCAATCCCTATCTGTCGGCCAGCGCGACCATGTGCACCATCGGCGCCACGGTCGAAACCACGTTTGCCGGGCCGGGGCGGCCATTGACGGACAATGCGATCGGCTGGGGCAGCGCGGCGTTTCGCTGGGCCACCATCTATGCAGGAAGCGGGACGATCAACACGTCCGACGCGCGCGCCAAATGCGATGTCGGGGCGGTGGACGACGCCTTGATCGAGGCATGGGGCGATGTCGGCTGGCAGCGCTATCGCTTCGTCGAGGCGGTGGCGGAGAAGGGCGATGCGGCGCGCTGGCATATCGGGCTGGTGGCGCAGCAGGTGCGCGACGCGATCGACGCGCGGCAGGGCGAGGGCGCGGCGGTGCGATGGGGGCTGATCTGTCACGATCGCTGGGATGCCGCGCCGGAGGAGCGCGCCGAAGATGGCACGCTGGTGCGGGCGGCGCGGGCGGCCGGGGACCGGTGGGGGCTGCGCTATGACGAATGTTTCGCGCTGGAAGCGCTGTGGCAGCGGCGGGCGATCGCGGCGATGGCCGCGCGCCTGGATGCACTGGACGCGGGAGGTGGCGATGCTGGCGGGTGA
- a CDS encoding phage fiber-tail adaptor protein has protein sequence MSLYVKDPQARVDHAIDWSAYLAGQSLVASQWTVSPQEMGGVVVEGAAFQAQRSSARLSGGVAGRVYRLTNRVTLSDGQVDERSVTMRVEER, from the coding sequence ATGAGCCTATATGTGAAAGACCCGCAGGCGCGGGTGGATCATGCGATCGACTGGTCCGCCTATCTGGCTGGGCAGAGCCTGGTGGCGAGCCAATGGACCGTGTCGCCGCAGGAAATGGGCGGCGTGGTGGTGGAAGGCGCGGCGTTCCAGGCGCAGCGCAGCAGCGCGCGGCTGAGCGGTGGCGTGGCGGGGCGCGTCTATCGGCTGACCAACCGGGTGACCCTGTCCGACGGGCAGGTGGACGAGCGGTCGGTGACGATGCGGGTGGAGGAGCGCTGA